The proteins below are encoded in one region of Bremerella sp. P1:
- a CDS encoding SDR family NAD(P)-dependent oxidoreductase, which produces MGPVNLPEGRLIPINFAVVGSQNIRFLLRNANKFIAIEKVLMMTNEKPVAMVIGATGGIGSATARLLASRGYRLLLVSRSEEKLQALAGELDAPYIVADATQFDQVDAAAKQALEQFGHVDAIINAVGSVLLKPAHITTSTELDQTIALNVTTAFAAIRAAYGVMRESGGSVVLFSSAAARIGLPNHEAIAAAKGAVEGLVKSAAATYSGKNIRVNAIAPGLVETPLTEAIWSRPRSADASRGLHPLGRLGKPDDIASLTSWLVDPQNSWITGQVIGVDGGLAGLKTG; this is translated from the coding sequence ATGGGACCGGTCAATCTACCAGAAGGGAGGCTGATTCCAATCAATTTCGCCGTTGTGGGTAGTCAGAACATACGGTTTCTGCTGCGGAATGCAAACAAGTTCATTGCGATCGAAAAGGTTCTCATGATGACAAACGAAAAGCCCGTCGCCATGGTGATTGGGGCAACCGGTGGGATTGGCTCGGCTACTGCCCGACTACTGGCTTCACGTGGCTATCGCCTGTTGTTGGTGTCTCGTAGCGAAGAGAAGCTTCAGGCACTTGCCGGTGAACTTGATGCTCCGTATATCGTGGCCGACGCCACGCAGTTCGATCAAGTCGATGCGGCCGCGAAGCAGGCTCTGGAGCAGTTTGGGCATGTCGATGCCATCATCAACGCCGTGGGATCGGTCTTGTTGAAGCCAGCTCATATCACAACATCGACCGAGTTGGATCAGACCATCGCGTTGAACGTCACCACCGCCTTCGCAGCCATTCGTGCGGCATATGGTGTGATGCGCGAGTCCGGCGGGAGCGTCGTTCTGTTCTCATCCGCGGCCGCACGGATCGGACTCCCCAATCATGAAGCGATCGCCGCAGCCAAAGGAGCTGTCGAAGGGTTGGTTAAGTCAGCAGCCGCGACCTACTCAGGCAAGAATATTCGTGTAAATGCGATTGCACCTGGCTTGGTCGAAACACCCCTCACAGAAGCGATCTGGTCGCGACCTCGCTCAGCAGATGCATCGAGGGGATTGCATCCGCTCGGGCGTCTCGGGAAGCCCGACGATATCGCGTCTCTGACAAGCTGGCTGGTCGACCCGCAGAATAGTTGGATCACAGGGCAAGTGATTGGCGTCGATGGTGGACTGGCCGGCCTCAAAACTGGCTAG
- a CDS encoding MarR family winged helix-turn-helix transcriptional regulator — protein MEQEVFLNLWRTYDRLKAFEEQVFGNAGLSAQQYNTLRLLKSVHPDSMPTLVLGSRLISRAPDMTRLLDKLEQRGLLSRERRPENRRVVEVTITPQGLALLEELSSEVRECHRKQLGHLSPDALRQLALLLKEAREPHEDETNLSLVDE, from the coding sequence TTGGAACAGGAGGTTTTTCTGAACTTATGGCGTACCTATGATCGCCTGAAAGCGTTTGAGGAACAGGTTTTCGGGAATGCAGGCCTTTCCGCCCAGCAATACAATACACTCCGCCTCTTGAAGTCGGTCCATCCAGATTCGATGCCGACGCTGGTGCTTGGATCACGATTGATTTCTCGTGCTCCGGATATGACCCGGCTGTTAGATAAACTCGAACAACGCGGTTTATTGTCACGAGAGAGACGACCTGAGAACCGGCGTGTCGTTGAGGTGACGATCACCCCCCAAGGGTTGGCACTGCTGGAAGAGCTTTCATCAGAAGTTCGCGAGTGTCACCGAAAGCAATTGGGGCATCTCTCTCCGGACGCACTCCGTCAATTGGCCTTGCTGCTGAAAGAAGCACGCGAGCCGCATGAAGATGAAACCAACCTGTCATTGGTCGACGAGTAA
- the nrfH gene encoding cytochrome c nitrite reductase small subunit yields MTHRENSRLRSPQRVRNWYAKAKIYAGLFSSFFAILLGVVLGLGTFTFGYGKGASYLSNDPQSCVNCHVMQEPFDTWQKSSHHDVAVCNDCHLSHDPIGKWVTKADNGFFHSLAFTLNDYPDPLRIKPRNRRVTQHACLHCHSDFVHNMLPANQHDETMSCVHCHADVGHSLHSRVYPTLEPDSR; encoded by the coding sequence ATGACTCATCGCGAGAATTCACGGTTGCGAAGCCCTCAACGGGTCAGGAACTGGTACGCGAAAGCAAAGATCTATGCGGGGCTTTTCTCCTCTTTCTTTGCCATTCTTCTTGGCGTGGTGCTTGGCCTGGGGACATTCACCTTTGGCTATGGAAAAGGGGCGAGCTACCTCAGCAACGACCCTCAGAGCTGCGTCAACTGTCACGTGATGCAGGAGCCATTCGATACCTGGCAGAAATCGAGCCATCATGACGTGGCCGTCTGCAATGATTGCCATCTTTCGCACGATCCGATCGGCAAGTGGGTCACCAAAGCAGACAACGGCTTCTTTCATTCGTTGGCGTTTACGTTGAACGATTATCCCGATCCTTTACGCATCAAGCCTCGCAACCGCCGGGTAACTCAGCATGCCTGTTTGCATTGTCACTCCGACTTTGTTCACAACATGCTGCCTGCGAACCAGCACGACGAGACGATGTCTTGTGTCCATTGCCATGCGGACGTTGGGCATTCACTTCATTCGAGGGTTTATCCCACCTTGGAACCGGACTCACGTTGA
- a CDS encoding carboxypeptidase-like regulatory domain-containing protein — protein MKINLTVLFCIACLVVITNLVGCSRNDSGLNLVPAKGTITLDGTPLAGADVEFTPQNVEANADGLGGSSGFANTDDSGYFEMYTASYAGIQPGEYRVRINKVSQPKITDPEARVPEGKEMVPPQYNTMSDLIVEIGNDGNSDLKFELKSP, from the coding sequence ATGAAAATCAATTTGACGGTATTGTTCTGTATTGCCTGCCTGGTGGTCATCACCAACCTGGTTGGCTGCAGTCGCAATGATTCGGGTCTTAACCTCGTTCCTGCCAAGGGAACGATCACCCTGGACGGCACCCCTTTGGCCGGAGCCGATGTAGAATTCACTCCTCAGAATGTCGAGGCCAATGCCGATGGCCTGGGAGGTTCCAGCGGGTTCGCCAATACGGACGATTCCGGGTATTTCGAGATGTACACGGCTTCGTACGCTGGCATTCAGCCTGGAGAGTACCGCGTTCGCATCAACAAGGTCTCGCAACCCAAAATCACCGACCCTGAGGCCCGCGTACCGGAGGGCAAAGAGATGGTCCCACCTCAGTACAACACGATGAGTGACCTGATCGTCGAGATTGGTAACGACGGCAACTCCGATCTCAAGTTCGAGTTGAAGTCTCCGTGA
- a CDS encoding DUF1559 domain-containing protein produces the protein MTQPSQVRRAGFTLVELLVVIAIIGVLIALLLPAVQQAREAARRMSCSNNLKNLALGIHNYHDIFGSFPPGFIDADFNPPSFSTTGGQDGGYSWQTLILPMIEQSALHSQFDFTVHVYGSTGGSHGGSVPSNHNAVSTPLDIFNCPSDIKPKTTTSQPDSSTVGYHANIATSSYAGCRGSYERNATPGSELQHHRTVCNGVLFENSEISFRDIQDGASNTLMLGEIRWRSNNVGSKNNVLYGSVASGGQARADYINGNASVDQSAGPFRHIRATRTAINARTTNADKYGRAFASYHPGGAMFAMSDASVRFLSEVINHPGYTWDANNPYGTGDQSNFGTYQRLGARNDGLVVSSN, from the coding sequence ATGACGCAGCCCTCTCAGGTTCGGCGTGCCGGCTTCACCCTTGTTGAGCTCTTGGTCGTGATCGCGATCATCGGCGTGCTGATTGCCTTACTACTGCCGGCCGTCCAGCAGGCGCGCGAGGCTGCTCGCCGAATGAGTTGCTCGAACAACTTGAAGAACCTCGCGTTAGGTATTCACAATTATCACGATATTTTCGGCAGCTTTCCGCCTGGATTCATCGATGCCGATTTCAATCCTCCCAGCTTTTCAACGACCGGTGGTCAGGATGGCGGGTATTCCTGGCAAACGCTGATCCTGCCGATGATCGAGCAGTCGGCTTTGCATTCCCAGTTCGACTTCACCGTTCATGTCTATGGATCGACCGGCGGTAGTCACGGGGGAAGTGTGCCCTCGAATCACAATGCGGTTTCGACCCCGCTGGACATCTTCAACTGTCCTTCGGACATCAAACCCAAGACAACGACCTCGCAGCCTGATTCGTCGACCGTGGGGTATCACGCGAACATTGCCACCAGTAGTTACGCTGGTTGCCGCGGCAGTTACGAGCGTAATGCCACTCCGGGATCGGAGCTTCAGCATCACCGCACAGTCTGCAATGGGGTCCTCTTTGAAAACTCGGAGATCTCCTTCCGAGATATCCAGGATGGTGCGTCCAATACGCTGATGCTGGGCGAGATTCGCTGGCGGAGCAACAATGTCGGTTCCAAGAACAATGTTCTGTACGGCTCGGTCGCATCAGGGGGACAAGCTCGTGCCGACTACATCAACGGCAATGCCTCGGTTGACCAGTCTGCCGGACCGTTCCGTCACATTCGAGCCACTCGTACGGCAATCAATGCTCGTACGACCAATGCGGACAAGTATGGCCGCGCCTTCGCGAGCTACCACCCAGGTGGTGCCATGTTCGCGATGAGCGATGCGTCGGTTCGTTTCTTAAGCGAGGTGATCAACCACCCTGGCTACACGTGGGATGCGAACAATCCTTACGGCACCGGCGATCAAAGCAACTTTGGAACTTACCAGCGACTTGGGGCTCGCAATGACGGCTTGGTCGTCAGCAGCAACTAG
- a CDS encoding NAD(P)/FAD-dependent oxidoreductase, whose amino-acid sequence MIDIQNKPQVVVIGGGPAGATVSTLLAQQGIRVELFEREKFPRFHIGESLIPETYWVLKRLNMLPKLKDSQFIKKYSVQFVSDSGKQSAPFYFHDNKDHDCSQTWQVRRSEFDEMMLRNAEEHGVKTHEGVRVMDVLFDGERATGIQIMDENGEKRDIHADVVVDASGQSSLLINKLKLRVPDPSLNKGSIWTYYKGAKRDPGRDEGATTVLQVENKQGWFWYIPLHDDMVSIGVVGDFDYLFKGRGSHEQVFAEELEKCPAAKMRVEGAEQVTKIFATKDFTYKSKQAAGDGWVLIGDALGFLDPLYSSGVLLALKSGELAADAIVEGLKKGDTSRTQLAHWEKEYMVGMERMRKLVCEYYDGFNFGRFVRRFPNHRGDITDLLIGDLFKDSLDQVFESIATMKSESEEMAQ is encoded by the coding sequence ATGATCGATATACAGAACAAGCCACAAGTTGTCGTTATCGGGGGTGGGCCTGCAGGAGCTACGGTCAGCACCCTTCTCGCCCAGCAAGGCATTCGGGTAGAGCTTTTCGAGCGCGAGAAGTTCCCGCGTTTTCACATTGGCGAGTCGCTCATTCCAGAGACATACTGGGTACTTAAACGCTTGAACATGCTTCCTAAGCTGAAGGATAGTCAGTTCATCAAAAAGTACAGCGTTCAGTTCGTCAGCGATTCGGGCAAGCAATCGGCTCCCTTCTACTTCCACGACAACAAAGATCACGATTGTTCGCAGACGTGGCAAGTCCGTCGCAGCGAATTCGATGAGATGATGCTTCGTAACGCTGAAGAACACGGTGTGAAAACGCACGAAGGCGTGCGTGTCATGGACGTGTTGTTCGATGGGGAGCGTGCGACCGGCATTCAGATCATGGATGAAAACGGTGAGAAGCGTGACATTCACGCCGACGTCGTGGTCGATGCGAGTGGGCAAAGCTCGCTATTGATCAACAAGCTGAAGTTGCGAGTTCCCGATCCCTCGCTGAACAAAGGTTCGATCTGGACCTATTACAAAGGTGCCAAACGCGATCCAGGCCGTGACGAAGGAGCAACCACCGTTCTGCAAGTTGAAAACAAGCAGGGTTGGTTCTGGTACATTCCGCTGCACGACGACATGGTCAGCATTGGCGTTGTCGGAGACTTTGATTACTTATTCAAAGGTCGTGGCTCGCACGAACAGGTCTTTGCTGAAGAACTGGAAAAATGTCCCGCCGCCAAGATGCGTGTTGAAGGTGCCGAGCAGGTTACCAAGATCTTCGCGACAAAGGATTTCACCTACAAATCGAAGCAAGCCGCCGGCGATGGCTGGGTATTGATTGGCGATGCTCTCGGTTTCCTCGATCCGCTCTACTCTTCTGGCGTGCTTCTGGCATTGAAGTCAGGCGAGCTGGCCGCCGATGCGATTGTCGAGGGATTGAAGAAAGGTGACACCAGCCGCACCCAGTTGGCCCATTGGGAAAAAGAGTACATGGTGGGCATGGAACGGATGCGAAAGCTGGTTTGCGAATACTACGACGGCTTCAATTTCGGCCGTTTCGTTCGACGCTTCCCCAATCACCGTGGCGACATCACCGACCTGCTGATTGGTGATCTGTTTAAGGACAGTCTCGACCAGGTATTCGAGTCGATCGCGACGATGAAATCTGAGTCGGAAGAGATGGCTCAATAA
- a CDS encoding sulfatase-like hydrolase/transferase has product MKFLRLTLFLLLGCLLISPASAAERPPNVILVFIDDMGWGDFSSFGNQDATTENCDRLAKEGIRFTQFYVNSPICSPSRTAISTGQYPQRWKISSYLAHRQLNKRRGMAQWLDPSAPMLADMLHDAGYATGHFGKWHMGGQRDVGEAPLITEYGFDASLTNFEGLGDRVLAELDAYDGKKPRLHTLGSDKLGRGKITWEKRDKITQTFVDATINFIQQAQADDKPFYVNVWPDDVHSPFFPPKERRGDQTKRQLYLGVLETMDEQLGTLFDFIRSDTKLRDNTLILMCSDNGPELGAGSAGPYRGHKTTLYEGGVRSPLIVWGPGLIGGDKSGTTNETSVFAAFDLVPSLLTICGTKAKEGVKFDGEALPGVLLGKADASHSTPICFRRPPDRPELQGKQLPDLAVRDGQWKLLCSYDGSDVELYDLAKDKGETTNVAEQNPELVSSLKETLLAWHKSMPADNGGDWEPK; this is encoded by the coding sequence ATGAAGTTCCTTCGTCTGACGCTATTCCTGCTCCTTGGTTGCCTCCTGATATCCCCCGCCTCAGCGGCCGAACGTCCACCCAACGTGATTCTGGTCTTCATCGACGACATGGGCTGGGGTGACTTCTCGAGCTTCGGCAATCAGGACGCCACCACCGAGAACTGCGATCGGCTGGCGAAAGAAGGCATTCGCTTCACGCAGTTTTATGTCAACTCACCCATCTGCTCGCCTTCGCGGACGGCGATCTCGACGGGACAGTATCCGCAGCGTTGGAAGATCTCGTCCTACCTGGCCCATCGCCAACTGAACAAGCGGCGCGGAATGGCCCAGTGGCTCGATCCTTCCGCCCCCATGCTTGCCGACATGCTTCACGACGCAGGCTACGCGACCGGACACTTCGGCAAGTGGCACATGGGAGGCCAACGTGATGTAGGTGAAGCACCGCTGATCACCGAGTACGGCTTCGATGCTTCGCTGACCAACTTCGAAGGCCTGGGAGATCGCGTCCTGGCCGAGCTTGATGCCTACGACGGAAAGAAGCCACGACTGCACACGCTCGGAAGCGACAAGTTGGGACGCGGTAAGATTACCTGGGAGAAGCGTGACAAGATCACGCAAACGTTCGTCGACGCAACGATCAATTTCATCCAACAAGCTCAAGCCGATGACAAGCCTTTTTATGTGAACGTCTGGCCGGACGATGTCCACTCTCCTTTCTTTCCGCCAAAAGAACGCCGCGGTGATCAGACCAAGCGGCAGCTCTACCTGGGCGTGCTGGAAACGATGGACGAGCAGTTGGGCACGCTCTTCGATTTTATTCGCAGCGATACAAAGCTGCGTGATAACACGCTCATCCTGATGTGCTCTGACAATGGCCCCGAACTGGGCGCCGGCAGTGCAGGGCCTTATCGAGGTCACAAGACCACCCTTTACGAAGGAGGCGTTCGATCGCCGTTAATCGTCTGGGGACCAGGATTGATCGGCGGCGACAAGAGCGGAACGACCAACGAAACATCGGTCTTTGCAGCGTTCGACCTTGTACCGAGTTTGCTTACCATTTGCGGCACCAAAGCGAAGGAAGGCGTTAAGTTCGATGGCGAAGCCTTGCCGGGCGTTCTTCTCGGGAAAGCCGATGCATCGCACTCGACTCCCATCTGTTTTCGCCGTCCGCCTGATCGCCCGGAACTGCAAGGCAAACAGCTTCCTGACCTGGCTGTCCGTGATGGCCAATGGAAGTTGCTTTGCAGCTACGATGGTAGTGACGTCGAGTTGTATGACTTAGCAAAGGACAAGGGAGAGACGACCAACGTCGCCGAGCAAAACCCGGAATTGGTTTCGTCGCTGAAAGAGACCTTGCTCGCGTGGCACAAATCGATGCCGGCCGATAACGGTGGGGACTGGGAACCCAAGTAG
- the amt gene encoding ammonium transporter translates to MSTRSYASFFLIGIALFTVGLFTQATFADGDVIATATATDVVEAPADEHSMVDYAWVIFAASLVMLMQAGFMCLESGLARAKNSINVAVKNMADFVLSVAGFWFIGFGLMFGTTAYGLFGTSDFCVSFENAPWLAVFFVFQATFCGTAATIDSGAVAERSRFATYLFISFVTSVIIYPIFGHWAWGSLYHGDSSGWLENWGFIDFAGSTVVHSAGAWVALASIWVIGPRLGKFNEDGTANRFHPHNLPLMYLGTFILVFGWFGFNCGSTLEATSDVGPIAMTTMLSACFAGISSTFVSWIFGSEKLPQAEDVANGVLGGLVGITAGCASVSAGGAVMIGLMSGVLVFAGTLFIERVLKLDDVVGAIPVHGFCGAWGTLAVGLFARPDVLLDSGMTRFDLIGVQAVGVAACFGWCFGSAIILISLLKCITPVRVDEHDEIIGLNISEHGAKSTLFDLAATMQKAATADHIDQRFRVEPEIGTEAGDLAHAFNHLIEAITSERSRTEAAVESLERQKRLAQAGLTKYRSQVEESLESIDQQRNSLQLILEGSSSNAQKLVGSVQQIFDRIDGMVQSLGTISTQMQEAASLAGQGVATANSSGTTMSQLSESSHEIESVLDMVREIAEQTNMLALNATIEAARAGEAGKGFAVVATEVKQLAKASSDSTDQISGRISRIRQDTRQVSSNLSQTAEVIGQVYAMSDEMNRFIQTSSADQRSSAEQVRQIGSEIESMVEEMLGGMKTIREASETIGQRVRSSYQEFTTVLDEAGLA, encoded by the coding sequence ATGTCGACACGATCGTACGCCTCCTTTTTCCTGATCGGCATCGCCTTATTTACGGTTGGCCTGTTCACTCAGGCAACGTTCGCCGATGGCGACGTCATCGCAACTGCCACTGCTACAGATGTTGTTGAAGCCCCCGCCGATGAACACTCGATGGTGGACTATGCCTGGGTGATCTTCGCAGCCTCGCTGGTCATGCTGATGCAGGCCGGGTTCATGTGCCTCGAATCGGGTCTTGCTCGGGCGAAGAACTCGATCAATGTGGCCGTGAAGAACATGGCCGACTTTGTTTTGTCGGTTGCAGGCTTCTGGTTCATTGGCTTCGGCTTGATGTTCGGTACCACTGCCTACGGTTTGTTTGGAACCAGTGACTTTTGCGTCTCCTTCGAGAACGCACCGTGGCTGGCAGTCTTCTTCGTATTCCAGGCAACCTTCTGCGGAACTGCGGCCACGATTGACTCGGGTGCCGTGGCCGAGCGTTCTCGATTTGCGACATACCTGTTCATCTCGTTCGTGACCTCGGTGATCATCTACCCAATTTTTGGCCACTGGGCATGGGGCAGTTTGTATCACGGCGACTCGAGTGGCTGGCTGGAAAACTGGGGCTTCATCGACTTCGCCGGCTCGACCGTGGTGCACTCGGCAGGTGCCTGGGTTGCATTGGCTTCGATCTGGGTCATTGGACCACGCCTTGGCAAGTTCAACGAAGATGGCACCGCCAATCGCTTTCACCCACATAACTTGCCGCTGATGTACCTGGGTACGTTCATCCTGGTCTTCGGCTGGTTCGGATTTAATTGCGGAAGTACGCTCGAAGCCACATCCGACGTCGGCCCTATCGCCATGACGACCATGCTGTCGGCATGCTTCGCGGGTATCAGTTCGACATTTGTCAGTTGGATTTTCGGTAGCGAGAAGCTTCCTCAAGCAGAAGATGTCGCCAACGGCGTCCTCGGCGGACTCGTCGGTATCACGGCCGGTTGTGCCAGCGTTTCGGCTGGCGGAGCTGTCATGATTGGTTTGATGAGCGGCGTGCTCGTTTTTGCTGGTACTCTGTTTATCGAACGTGTTCTCAAGCTCGATGATGTTGTCGGGGCTATCCCAGTCCATGGCTTTTGCGGTGCCTGGGGAACGTTGGCTGTCGGCCTGTTCGCTCGTCCCGATGTCCTGCTCGATTCCGGCATGACCCGATTCGATTTGATCGGTGTTCAGGCAGTCGGTGTCGCGGCCTGCTTCGGCTGGTGCTTTGGTAGTGCGATCATTCTGATCTCGCTTCTGAAGTGCATCACGCCTGTCCGAGTTGATGAGCATGACGAAATCATCGGCCTGAACATTTCGGAACATGGTGCCAAGAGCACGCTGTTTGACCTCGCGGCCACCATGCAAAAGGCCGCCACAGCGGATCACATCGATCAGCGTTTTCGTGTTGAACCTGAAATCGGCACCGAAGCCGGCGACCTGGCTCATGCGTTTAATCACCTGATTGAAGCGATCACCTCCGAGCGTTCGCGAACCGAAGCGGCAGTGGAGTCTCTCGAGCGACAAAAGAGACTGGCCCAGGCAGGCCTGACCAAATACCGCTCTCAGGTCGAAGAAAGCCTGGAATCGATTGACCAGCAGCGAAACTCGTTGCAGTTGATTCTCGAAGGCTCGTCGAGCAATGCTCAGAAGCTGGTGGGTTCGGTTCAACAGATTTTCGACCGGATCGATGGCATGGTGCAGTCGCTCGGCACGATTTCGACCCAGATGCAAGAAGCCGCCTCGCTTGCCGGCCAAGGGGTTGCGACTGCCAACAGCAGTGGTACCACCATGAGCCAGTTGAGCGAATCCTCTCACGAAATCGAGAGCGTGTTGGACATGGTCCGCGAGATCGCCGAGCAAACCAACATGCTGGCCCTCAACGCCACCATCGAAGCCGCCAGGGCAGGCGAAGCGGGCAAAGGCTTCGCCGTCGTTGCCACCGAAGTGAAGCAGCTTGCCAAGGCGTCGTCCGATTCGACTGACCAGATCAGCGGCCGGATCTCGCGAATTCGACAAGATACGCGTCAGGTTTCGTCGAACCTCAGCCAAACGGCCGAAGTGATCGGTCAGGTTTATGCGATGAGTGACGAGATGAATCGCTTCATCCAGACCTCGTCCGCCGATCAACGCAGCTCGGCCGAACAGGTCCGCCAAATCGGAAGCGAAATTGAATCGATGGTCGAAGAGATGCTCGGCGGCATGAAAACCATCCGCGAAGCAAGCGAAACCATCGGCCAGCGAGTGCGGAGCTCTTACCAAGAATTCACCACCGTATTGGACGAAGCCGGACTGGCGTAA
- a CDS encoding ammonia-forming cytochrome c nitrite reductase subunit c552 — MNSDNTSSIPNRGQSFLPLAGLMLLFAVVTFGLVSLLTNIFEKKQEARAPFVRVVEVDEVTTDPEKWGINWPDQYDGYLLTVDSEESEYGGSEALTASKLEAHPWLKRLYAGYAFSLDYREARGHAYMLSDQEVTKRVTERKQAGACLHCHASIVPTYRRIGLMEEGKTDVTAEDLAKDFNWPAVIKGFETMGRMEYADAHAELMKTPDGTSGEGKAHPVSCVDCHDPETMAIRVTRPGFVQGIAALAKSYDPVVHLPSIERWRSGNRERDYDPNLDASRQEMRTFVCAQCHVEYYCTTKETLFFPWGNGLKVEEIEQLYDEHKFPDGSDFVDYKHGETGAKIYKAQHPEFELWSQGIHARSGVSCADCHMPYERKGAMKVSSHHVRSPMLSVNRSCQTCHNVNEGELKQRVEIIQARTQDLMERAAAAMTSMLDAINAAKAAGATDEQLAPILDLQKKGMWRLDFISSENSKGFHADQEAARILSEAIDYCRQAEIEAIKLRAPESPEVEIEAVEVEAVEVEAVEVEGITPDEKAPIR, encoded by the coding sequence ATGAACTCTGACAACACTTCCAGCATTCCAAACCGTGGGCAGTCATTTCTTCCATTGGCCGGGCTGATGCTGTTGTTCGCCGTCGTGACGTTTGGGCTGGTATCGCTGCTGACCAATATCTTCGAGAAGAAACAGGAGGCCCGCGCCCCTTTTGTCCGCGTGGTTGAAGTCGACGAAGTGACGACCGATCCCGAGAAGTGGGGCATCAATTGGCCGGACCAGTATGACGGTTATCTGCTGACGGTTGATTCGGAGGAGTCAGAATACGGCGGTTCCGAGGCATTGACAGCCAGCAAGCTGGAAGCGCATCCCTGGCTCAAGCGATTGTATGCCGGCTATGCATTTAGTCTCGACTATCGCGAAGCTCGTGGGCATGCCTACATGCTCAGCGATCAAGAGGTCACCAAACGCGTGACCGAGCGGAAGCAGGCCGGAGCTTGCCTGCATTGTCATGCGTCCATCGTGCCTACTTACCGCCGGATTGGCCTGATGGAAGAAGGCAAAACGGATGTCACCGCGGAAGACCTGGCAAAGGATTTCAACTGGCCTGCCGTGATTAAAGGGTTCGAAACGATGGGAAGGATGGAATACGCCGATGCCCACGCCGAGCTAATGAAGACACCGGATGGGACTTCCGGCGAGGGCAAGGCCCATCCGGTGAGCTGTGTTGATTGTCATGATCCCGAAACCATGGCCATACGAGTCACGCGTCCAGGCTTCGTGCAAGGCATTGCTGCCCTGGCTAAGAGCTACGATCCGGTGGTTCATCTGCCAAGTATCGAGCGTTGGAGAAGTGGCAACCGCGAGCGAGACTACGATCCGAACCTGGATGCATCGCGACAAGAGATGCGAACGTTCGTCTGTGCGCAATGCCATGTCGAGTATTACTGCACGACCAAGGAAACGCTGTTCTTTCCTTGGGGCAACGGACTGAAGGTCGAGGAAATCGAGCAGCTATACGACGAACACAAGTTCCCTGATGGCAGTGATTTCGTTGACTACAAGCATGGCGAAACAGGAGCCAAGATCTACAAGGCACAGCATCCAGAGTTCGAACTTTGGAGTCAGGGAATTCATGCACGTAGTGGTGTGAGCTGTGCTGATTGCCATATGCCCTACGAACGAAAGGGGGCCATGAAGGTCAGCAGTCATCACGTTCGTAGCCCTATGCTGAGCGTTAACCGCTCGTGCCAAACATGCCACAACGTGAACGAAGGGGAACTCAAGCAACGTGTCGAAATCATTCAAGCCAGGACGCAAGATCTTATGGAACGAGCGGCCGCCGCGATGACATCGATGCTCGACGCTATCAACGCAGCCAAGGCGGCCGGGGCCACAGACGAACAATTGGCTCCGATTCTAGATCTTCAGAAGAAAGGGATGTGGCGGCTCGACTTTATCAGCAGTGAGAATTCCAAAGGGTTCCACGCCGACCAGGAAGCGGCGCGGATCCTGAGTGAAGCGATTGATTACTGCCGGCAAGCCGAAATTGAAGCGATCAAGCTTCGCGCACCGGAATCGCCGGAGGTCGAGATCGAAGCGGTTGAGGTCGAAGCGGTTGAGGTCGAAGCGGTTGAGGTCGAAGGAATCACCCCTGACGAAAAGGCACCCATTCGGTAG